A region from the Nitrospirota bacterium genome encodes:
- a CDS encoding septum formation initiator family protein — protein sequence MIPNLSRQQMEAAWNKKKKMIYLGTAFVLGYLIVLFLFGEVNLPHYISMKNAYNQMTDEIDQLKNENAHLRQQTDALSSDPQKIESLAREELGLAKKGEIIYEFPKSAPSSSKP from the coding sequence ATGATTCCAAACCTGTCCCGGCAACAGATGGAGGCGGCCTGGAATAAGAAGAAAAAAATGATCTACCTGGGCACGGCGTTTGTTTTAGGATATCTGATTGTTTTGTTTCTTTTTGGCGAGGTTAACCTCCCGCATTATATTTCCATGAAAAATGCCTATAACCAGATGACAGATGAAATCGATCAATTGAAAAATGAGAATGCCCATCTAAGACAGCAAACCGATGCCCTCAGCTCAGACCCCCAGAAAATCGAAAGCCTGGCGAGAGAAGAGCTGGGTCTGGCAAAAAAAGGGGAAATTATTTATGAATTCCCCAAATCCGCTCCCTCTTCATCCAAACCATAA
- the eno gene encoding phosphopyruvate hydratase, with protein sequence MSDIVYVFGREIIDSRGNPTIEVEVTLESGMTGRASVPSGASTGEREAVELRDKNKNRFRGKGVLKAVININEVIGPELIGIEARDQTFVDELMIELDGTHNKSKLGANAILGVSLGVAKAAAMESGLPLYRYIGGAGARLMPVPMMNILNGGAHADNNLDIQEFMIMPVGAASLAEAVQMGAEVFHQLKEILKRKGFSTGIGDEGGFAPDLNSNAEAIELIMESIGEAGYKPGKEVGLALDVAASELFHQGKYRMKAEKKDKSMEEMVRYYETLVNQYPILSIEDGLSEKDWKGWKFMTERLGKKVQLVGDDIFVTNPEIFKKGIAGEIGNAILIKLNQIGTLTETLEAIEMAKKARYTAIVSHRSGETEDTTIADLVVATNAGQIKTGSMSRTDRVAKYNQLLRIEEDLGESARFDGKGVFYNL encoded by the coding sequence ATGAGTGATATTGTCTATGTGTTTGGCAGAGAAATTATTGATTCGCGCGGTAATCCGACGATTGAAGTTGAAGTGACGCTGGAAAGCGGCATGACGGGACGCGCTTCTGTTCCTTCCGGCGCCTCGACCGGAGAACGGGAAGCCGTGGAACTCCGCGATAAAAACAAAAACCGGTTTAGAGGAAAAGGTGTTTTGAAAGCAGTGATCAATATCAATGAGGTCATTGGTCCCGAACTCATCGGGATCGAAGCCAGGGATCAGACCTTTGTCGATGAATTGATGATTGAACTGGATGGCACCCATAACAAGAGCAAGCTGGGCGCGAACGCTATTCTGGGGGTATCTCTTGGCGTGGCCAAAGCAGCCGCAATGGAATCGGGCCTTCCTCTATACCGTTATATCGGCGGGGCAGGGGCGAGACTCATGCCGGTGCCGATGATGAATATCTTAAACGGCGGGGCGCATGCCGATAATAACCTCGACATTCAGGAGTTTATGATCATGCCGGTGGGGGCCGCTTCACTGGCTGAAGCGGTCCAGATGGGGGCAGAGGTATTTCATCAACTCAAGGAAATCTTAAAGAGAAAAGGTTTCTCCACGGGAATCGGAGACGAAGGAGGCTTCGCGCCGGATTTAAATTCCAATGCCGAAGCGATTGAGCTGATCATGGAGAGTATCGGTGAAGCCGGGTATAAGCCGGGAAAAGAGGTGGGGCTGGCTCTGGATGTTGCCGCCAGCGAATTGTTCCACCAGGGCAAATACAGAATGAAAGCGGAGAAAAAAGATAAGTCGATGGAGGAGATGGTCCGGTATTACGAAACGCTGGTTAATCAATATCCGATTCTTTCCATTGAAGACGGCCTGTCTGAAAAAGATTGGAAGGGGTGGAAATTCATGACCGAGCGCCTGGGGAAAAAAGTCCAGTTGGTGGGTGATGATATTTTTGTGACCAATCCGGAAATTTTTAAAAAGGGTATCGCCGGGGAGATCGGCAATGCGATTTTAATAAAACTCAATCAGATCGGCACCTTGACGGAAACGCTCGAAGCGATTGAAATGGCTAAAAAAGCAAGATATACGGCGATTGTTTCGCACCGGTCGGGAGAAACGGAAGACACGACCATTGCAGACCTGGTGGTGGCAACCAACGCGGGGCAGATCAAGACCGGCTCAATGTCCCGGACAGACCGTGTTGCCAAGTATAATCAGCTTTTAAGGATTGAAGAAGATTTAGGGGAATCGGCGCGTTTTGACGGAAAGGGGGTTTTTTATAACTTATGA
- a CDS encoding NapC/NirT family cytochrome c, with the protein MARLLIGFIVFFGLLAGVVTGGRVLENHPSFCNSCHEMNRPHDGWISSGASHSHLSCMDCHSGAGVTGVIEAELRGFGQLIEHFALSEKELKGPFIAKVPKEFCLKCHRLQLSRTAKAHRPFKIEGKECSRCHRHQDGWEFAGEIRKDL; encoded by the coding sequence ATGGCGCGGCTCCTCATCGGTTTTATCGTCTTTTTCGGTTTACTGGCGGGGGTCGTCACCGGCGGGAGGGTTCTGGAAAATCATCCGTCATTTTGCAATTCCTGCCATGAAATGAACCGTCCACATGACGGTTGGATTTCTTCCGGGGCCAGTCATTCCCATTTGAGTTGTATGGATTGTCATTCAGGAGCGGGGGTGACCGGGGTGATTGAAGCGGAACTTCGCGGATTCGGTCAGTTGATCGAACATTTTGCCCTGAGTGAGAAGGAATTAAAGGGACCCTTTATCGCCAAAGTGCCTAAAGAGTTTTGTTTGAAATGTCATCGTTTACAATTATCCAGAACGGCTAAAGCCCATCGACCCTTCAAGATAGAAGGAAAAGAGTGCTCCCGGTGCCACAGGCATCAGGATGGGTGGGAGTTCGCAGGGGAAATCAGGAAGGATCTGTAG